In the Drosophila takahashii strain IR98-3 E-12201 chromosome 3R, DtakHiC1v2, whole genome shotgun sequence genome, one interval contains:
- the LOC108064369 gene encoding transmembrane protein 245 isoform X5 yields the protein MNRSEPIPIRRDRSFDSVLNRLLRMRSQNHESFRAAMYNFLIAAGVAAFVAVCFILGPFVRPLLWAFLMGAVLFPFKRRLAESVNGWFQRLEERDSNVLVSICLSPLEATEHCGRLLIGWLCEHWQLLLAGCGVAGCIKLLVLYAPKGFLLALWHWITFSHGLFVQIIGFLNVYVLISLVVVYLSCVHFFWKPENSSHFVVAGQSMWIAVAGYLSSFLGALQVPVFLLVMAYVTASTAYHLQTIEDSGSYLHRLQKLFDKNDFERSLSNFSICGRPSGEPLSPGLQSDVEDISLSDTVDSTDTFDAKPGAEATGHQSDTFFKLLFYACLGTFLYRNVWMFILAAVPVLLHLIYTVGAYTGITQFACNKISEVYAALRSWAIEHHSAVLPLCLPGVLELNYKINTIVRDSLKSSVESVTSILMIILMLLIIVFLSVFFCVNIYSETIEVAYLGKDLINKTITDRPELIDILPANMQSSIDDALDNAHHYGRRKIETYIDDWLADADKVHATKLKEQILDVWDRLIQYWIDFNKAGTSYGPRVPTDALKSTFGEIVDNPVHFRGLCMGSRAFVELLLALSIP from the exons ATGAACCGCTCCGAGCCGATTCCCATCCGGAGGGACCGCTCTTTCGACAGCGTACTCAACCGACTGCTGCGGATGAGGTCCCAGAACCATGAGAGTTTCCGCGCCGCCATGTACAACTTCCTAATCGCCGCTGGAGTGGCGGCCTTCGTGGCCGTTTGCTTCATCCTGGGACCCTTCGTTCGCCCCCTGCTGTGGGCCTTCCTCATGGGCGCCGTCCTCTTCCCGTTCAAACGGCGGCTGGCGGAGAGCGTGAACGGCTGGTTCCAGCGACTGGAGGAGCGCGACTCCAATGTACTGGTCTCCATCTGCCTGTCCCCGCTGGAGGCCACCGAGCACTGCGGTCGGCTGCTGATCGGCTGGCTCTGCGAGCACTGGCAGCTACTCCTGGCCGGCTGCGGAGTGGCCGGGTGCATCAAGCTGCTCGTTCTGTACGCGCCGAAGGGCTTCCTTTTGGCCCTCTGGCACTGGATAACCTTTTCGCACGGCCTGTTTGTCCAAATTATCGGATTCCTCAACGTGTATGTG CTTATCTCCCTGGTTGTGGTCTACTTGAGCTGCGTCCACTTCTTCTGGAAGCCGGAGAACAGCTCCCATTTCGTGGTCGCCGGTCAGTCCATGTGGATAGCCGTGGCCGGGTATCTGAGCAGCTTTCTTGGCGCCCTCCAGGTGCCGGTTTTCCTGCTGGTCATGGCCTACGTAACGGCCTCCACGGCATATCACCTGCAGACGATAGAGGATTCGGGATCCTACCTGCACCGCCTGCAAAAGTTGTTCGACAAGAACGATTTTGAGCGATCACTGAGCAACTTTAGCATTTGCGGCAGGCCAAGTGGTGAGCCACTGAGTCCGGGTCTGCAGTCGGATGTGGAGGACATATCGCTTAGCGATACAGTTGACTCCACGGACACATTCGATGCCAAGCCAGGAGCAGAAGCTACCGGCCACCAGAGCGATACGTTCTTTAAGCTGCTGTTCTACGCCTGTCTAGGCACATTTCTTTATCGCAACGTCTGGATGTTCATACTAGCTGCTGTTCCAGTGCTCCTGCACCTCATCTACACCGTGGGAGCTTATACGGGAATCACCCAGTTTGCTTGTAACAAAATTAGCGAAGTTTACGCAGCACTGCGG TCGTGGGCCATCGAACACCACTCCGCCGTTCTGCCGCTTTGTCTGCCTGGTGTTTTGGAACTTAACTACAAGATCAACACCATCGTGCGGGACTCGTTGAAGTCCTCCGTGGAGTCCGTCACTTCCATCCTAATGATCATCCTCATGCTGCTCATCATTGTGTTTCTGAGCGTGTTCTTCTGCGTGAACATCTACTCGGAGACGATTGAGGTTGCTTACCTGGGCAAGGATCTAATTAACAAGACGATCACAGATCGGCCTGAGCTAATTGATATTTTGCCAGCAAACATGCAATCGTCCATCGATGATGCTCTAGATAATGCACACCACTACGGTCGCCGTAAGATTGAGACCTACATTGACGACTGGTTGGCGGATGCTGACAAGGTGCACGCCACCAAGCTGAAGGAGCAAATCCTTGACGTGTGGGACAGACTCATCCAGTACTGGATCGACTTCAACAAGGCGGGCACTTCGTACGGTCCGCGCGTGCCAACGGATGCGCTGAAAAGTACATTTGGGGAGATTGTCGACAATCCAG TTCATTTTCGGGGCTTGTGCATGGGTTCGAGGGCTTTTGTTGAGCTCCTGCTCGCTTTATCCATCCCGTAA